A genomic region of Arvicola amphibius chromosome 7, mArvAmp1.2, whole genome shotgun sequence contains the following coding sequences:
- the Plekhg3 gene encoding pleckstrin homology domain-containing family G member 3 isoform X2: MPVSTALHQDGSQERPPSLMSTTSSSGSSRDSHSAMEEPASSEASAQNGTGSPWGRHVPNSNNNSSGWLNMKGPLSPFNGRAGTSPAHHKLSYLGRVVREIVETERMYVQDLRSIVEDYLLKIIDTPGLLKPEQVSALFGNIESIYALNSQLLRDLDSCNSDPVAVASCFVERSQEFDIYTQYCNNYPNSVAALTECMQDKQQAKFFRDRQALLQHSLPLGSYLLKPVQRILKYHLLLQEIAKHFDEEEEGFEVVEDAIDTMTCVAWYINDMKRRHEHAVRLQEIQSLLINWKGPDLTTYGELVLEATFRVHRVRNERTFFLFDKILLITKKRGDHFVYKGHIPCSSLMLIESTRDSLCFTVTHYKHSKQQYSIQAKTVEEKRSWTHHIKRLILENHHATIPQKAKEAILEMDSYYPSRYRCSPERLKKAWSSQDEVSTHVRQGRRQSEPTRHLLRQLNDKARAAGMKHAGSAGALLDFGQLPPAQDLQPEAEGAATEELEEEEEIVEEEEQQQTFPVSLEDLAGHEGSEKVPGPELPGSEEEEEEEESLAVAEQVADFASSLLAALHCWHYRANALLFSRGAMGKRHRESEDSKSCRRPSDRSPTSAENRMSFESVSSLPEVETDPEPGAEQEALTALEGPSTEEMPSEPESPGVLETQLHVPKGLLQVDGPVDVVDFVEPEGTEDLKALSSEEEEEEELGAPQEPESLLPPSVLDQASVIAERFASSFSRRSSLAIEDGKSSGLGTPRLVSRSSSVLSLEGSEKGLARWSSTGDSLSNPPTPEVVISADMVTDNGPSVNGTESPNSGSGCSTEPDKSSCKKKESALSTRDRQLLDKIKNYYENAEHHDAGFSIRRRESLSYIPKGLVRSSVSRFNSLPKPDSEPAAPIGYKRPGSSRPASWALFDLPGPSQSGTGEPAPITDAEFRPSSEIVKIWERMESSERSPRTGPGQSQANGFELQEPLFILEEHELGAITEESAVASPESASPTEQPNPAHLAQELKELVRELSSSVQGELVTPLHPRIMQLSHVMDSHMSERVKNKVYQLARQYSLRIKNIKAARPPLPWDKASPDRDEQIPTISGQPEEAGELSGGKARRKPVLSLLSYEQLMAQEQGTSKTSSAVAAAAAAAETSPRRFSLSPSALSPRSASSGSRPSTRSPLSPFDTETFNWPDVRELCSKYTSNDKAAQAESSWPRGLLVNRSRSLPENIVEPPVSGKVGRCSSMNTKRRQGDGEASQPPPPESPPQSRLNGEESLYITADLTLENNQRVIVMEKGPHPSSTMGMEEGSGKELSSPVALKGQGQGFLGSTEYQPKEDGSRDPADTNKQGRVRNLREKFQALNSVG; the protein is encoded by the exons ATGCCCGTCTCCACTGCCCTCCACCAAGATGGCAGCCAGGAGCGTCCACCCAGCCTAATGTCCACCACTTCCTCATCTGGCTCCTCCCGTGACAGCCACAGTGCCATGGAGGAGCCCGCCAGCTCTGAGGCTTCAGCCCAGAATGGGACAGGCTCCCCTTGGGGCCGGCACGTCCCCAATAGCAACAACAACTCCAGCGGCTGGCTGAACATGAAGGGACCCCTCTCCCCTTTCAACGGCCGTGCAGGGACAAGTCCTGCCCACCACAAACTCAGCTACCTGGGCCGGGTGGTGCGAGAGATTGTGGAGACAGAGCGCATGTATGTCCAGGACCTGCGGAGTATTGTGGAG GACTACCTCTTGAAGATCATTGACACTCCCGGGCTCCTGAAGCCAGAGCAAGTCAGTGCCCTCTTTGGGAACATCGAGAGCATCTATGCGCTGAACAG CCAGCTTCTCAGAGACCTGGACAGCTGCAATAGTGACCCTGTGGCTGTGGCCAGCTGCTTCGTGGAAAGG AGCCAAGAGTTTGATATCTACACTCAGTATTGTAACAACTACCCCAA CTCAGTGGCAGCCCTGACGGAGTGCATGCAGGACAAGCAGCAGGCCAAGTTCTTCCGAGACCGGCAGGCGCTGCTGCAGCACTCCCTGCCTCTGGGCTCCTACCTGCTGAAGCCCGTTCAGCGCATCCTCAAGTACCACCTGCTGCTCCAG GAAATTGCCAAACATTTTGACGAAGAAGAGGAAGGCTTCGAGGTGGTAGAGGATGCCATCGACACAATGACATGTGTGGCCTGGTACATCAATGACATGAAGAGGAGGCATGAGCACGCGGTTCGGCTGCAG GAGATTCAGTCGCTGCTCATTAACTGGAAGGGGCCAGACCTGACCACCTATGGAGAACTGGTCCTGGAAGCCACCTTCCGCGTACACCGCGTGCGCAACGAGAggactttcttcctctttgacaAGATACTGCTCATCACCAAGAAGCGGGGCGATCACTTCGTCTACAAGGGTCACATTCCG TGCTCCTCACTGATGCTGATCGAAAGCACCAGAGACTCCCTCTGCTTCACCGTTACCCACTATAAGCACAGCAAGCAGCAGTACAGCATCCAG GCCAAGACAGTGGAGGAGAAACGGAGCTGGACGCACCACATCAAGAGACTCATCTTGGAGAACCACCATGCCACCATCCCCCAGAAG GCCAAGGAAGCCATCTTGGAAATGGACTCTTACT ATCCCAGCAGGTATCGTTGCAGCCCTGAGCGGCTGAAGAAGGCGTGGTCATCCCAGGATGAGGTATCTACCCACGTGCGCCAAGGACGCCGGCAGTCTG AGCCGACCAGACACCTGCTCAGGCAGCTGAATGACAAAG CCAGAGCAGCAGGAATGAAG CATGCAGGCAGTGCCGGAGCCCTCCTGGACTTTGGGCAGCTACCCCCTGCACAGGACCTGCAACCAGAGGCTGAGGGGGCTGCCACGGAGGAgcttgaggaagaggaggagatagtggaggaggaagagcagcagcagaCCTTCCCAGTCTCCCTGGAAGACTTGGCAGGGCATGAAGGCAGTGAGAAGGTGCCTGGGCCAGAGCTCCCAGGctcggaggaggaggaggaggaggaggagagtctAGCAGTGGCTGAGCAGGTAGCTGACTTTGCCAGCTCCCTGCTGGCTGCCCTCCACTGCTGGCACTATCGGGCCAACGCTTTACTTTTCTCCCGGGGTGCTATG GGGAAGAGACACAGGGAGTCTGAAGACTCTAAAAGCTGCAGAAGGCCCAGCGACCGGTCTCCAACCAGCGCAGAGAATCGCATGAGCTTCGAGTCTGTTTCTTCCCTGCCAGAG GTTGAGACAGATCCTGAGCCTGGGGCTGAGCAAGAGGCCTTGACTGCCTTGgaaggtcccagcactgaggagatgcCTTCAGAGCCAGAATCTCCAGGAGTTCTGGAAACACAGCTCCATGTCCCCAAGGGGCTGTTGCAGGTAGATGGTCCAGTTGATGTGGTGGACTTTGTGGAGCCTGAGGGCACTGAGGACCTTAAGGCCCTGAGtagtgaagaggaggaagaggaggaactgggagctCCCCAGGAGCCCGAGAGCCTGCTGCCACCCTCAGTGCTGGACCAGGCCAGTGTCATCGCTGAGCGGTTTGCCAGTAGCTTCTCTCGGCGGAGCAGCCTGGCCATAGAGGATGGGAAGTCCAGTGGCCTCGGGACACCGCGGCTGGTCAGCCGGAGCAGCAGCGTGCTTAGCCTGGAGGGCAGTGAGAAGGGCCTAGCCCGATGGAGCAGCACTGGGGACTCCCTCAgcaacccccccaccccagaagtGGTCATCAGTGCAGACATGGTCACAGACAATGGCCCTTCTGTCAATGGAACGGAATCTCCAAATTCAGGCTCAGGCTGCTCCACGGAACCGGACAAATCTTCCTGCAAGAAGAAGGAATCAGCATTGTCCACCCGAGACCGGCAGTTGCTGGACAAAATCAAGAACTACTACGAAAATGCAGAGCACCACGACGCAGGCTTCAGCATCCGGCGGCGGGAGAGCCTCTCCTACATCCCGAAAGGATTGGTGCGGAGCTCGGTGTCCAGGTTCAACAGCCTCCCCAAGCCAGATTCAGAGCCAGCAGCTCCAATTGGGTACAAGAGGCCAGGGAGTTCTCGGCCAGCCTCATGGGCCTTGTTTGACCTCCCAGGACCCAGCCAGTCAGGCACAGGGGAGCCCGCTCCCATCACAGATGCTGAGTTTCGCCCATCTTCAGAAATTGTGAAGATATGGGAGAGAATGGAATCTTCAGAGAGAAGTCCACGGACAGGGCCTGGTCAGAGCCAGGCCAACGGCTTTGAGCTCCAAGAGCCGTTGTTCATCTTGGAGGAGCACGAGCTGGGGGCTATCACCGAGGAGTCTGCCGTGGCCTCTCCGGAAAGTGCCTCTCCCACCGAGCAGCCCAACCCAGCCCACCTGGCCCAGGAGCTGAAAGAGCTGGTGAGAGAGCTGAGCAGCAGTGTCCAGGGGGAGCTGGTCACCCCATTGCACCCCCGAATCATGCAGCTCTCCCACGTGATGGACAGCCATATGAGTGAGCGGGTCAAGAACAAGGTCTACCAACTGGCCCGCCAGTACAGCCTCCGAATTAAGAACATCAAGGCAGCTAGGCCACCTCTGCCGTGGGATAAAGCATCTCCTGACAGGGATGAGCAGATCCCCACCATCTCTGGCCAGCCCGAGGAAGCTGGAGAGCTGTCAGGGGGCAAAG CCAGGAGGAAGCCTGTGCTATCCCTCCTTAGCTATGAGCAGCTAATGGCCCAGGAACAGGGTACCTCCAAGACTTcctctgctgttgctgctgctgctgctgctgcagagacCTCCCCACGCCGGTTCTCCCTCAGCCCTTCTGCGCTCAGCCCAAGAAGTGCCTCCTCCGGGTCTCGGCCCTCCACTCGGAGCCCCCTCAGCCCCTTCGACACTGAGACCTTCAACTGGCCTGATGTCCGAGAGCTCTGCTCCAAGTATACATCCAACGACAAGGCTGCCCAAGCCGAGAGCAGCTGGCCGCGTGGCCTTCTGGTCAACCGGAGCCGCTCCTTGCCTGAGAACATAGTAGAGCCTCCTGTATCTGGCAAGGTGGGCCGCTGCAGCAGTATGAACACAAAGAGGCGCCAGGGGGATGGGGAGGCTTCCCAGCCGCCACCTCCTGAGTCTCCTCCCCAAAGCAGGCTGAATGGAGAGGAATCCCTGTATATCACTGCAGACCTTACCCTGGAGAACAACCAGCGAGTGATTGTCATGGAGAAAGGGCCCCATCCCAGCTCCACTATGGGGATGGAGGAGGGCAGTGGGAAGGAACTGAGTTCACCAGTAGCTTTGAAAGGGCAGGGCCAAGGTTTCCTGGGGTCTACAGAGTACCAGCCCAAGGAAGACGGTTCCAGGGACCCAGCAGACACAAACAAGCAGGGTAGAGTGAGAAACCTGAGGGAGAAATTCCAGGCCTTAAACTCTGTGGGTTGA
- the Plekhg3 gene encoding pleckstrin homology domain-containing family G member 3 isoform X3, with amino-acid sequence MPVSTALHQDGSQERPPSLMSTTSSSGSSRDSHSAMEEPASSEASAQNGTGSPWGRHVPNSNNNSSGWLNMKGPLSPFNGRAGTSPAHHKLSYLGRVVREIVETERMYVQDLRSIVEDYLLKIIDTPGLLKPEQVSALFGNIESIYALNSQLLRDLDSCNSDPVAVASCFVERSQEFDIYTQYCNNYPNSVAALTECMQDKQQAKFFRDRQALLQHSLPLGSYLLKPVQRILKYHLLLQEIAKHFDEEEEGFEVVEDAIDTMTCVAWYINDMKRRHEHAVRLQEIQSLLINWKGPDLTTYGELVLEATFRVHRVRNERTFFLFDKILLITKKRGDHFVYKGHIPCSSLMLIESTRDSLCFTVTHYKHSKQQYSIQAKTVEEKRSWTHHIKRLILENHHATIPQKAKEAILEMDSYYPSRYRCSPERLKKAWSSQDEVSTHVRQGRRQSEPTRHLLRQLNDKAARAAGMKHAGSAGALLDFGQLPPAQDLQPEAEGAATEELEEEEEIVEEEEQQQTFPVSLEDLAGHEGSEKVPGPELPGSEEEEEEEESLAVAEQGKRHRESEDSKSCRRPSDRSPTSAENRMSFESVSSLPEVETDPEPGAEQEALTALEGPSTEEMPSEPESPGVLETQLHVPKGLLQVDGPVDVVDFVEPEGTEDLKALSSEEEEEEELGAPQEPESLLPPSVLDQASVIAERFASSFSRRSSLAIEDGKSSGLGTPRLVSRSSSVLSLEGSEKGLARWSSTGDSLSNPPTPEVVISADMVTDNGPSVNGTESPNSGSGCSTEPDKSSCKKKESALSTRDRQLLDKIKNYYENAEHHDAGFSIRRRESLSYIPKGLVRSSVSRFNSLPKPDSEPAAPIGYKRPGSSRPASWALFDLPGPSQSGTGEPAPITDAEFRPSSEIVKIWERMESSERSPRTGPGQSQANGFELQEPLFILEEHELGAITEESAVASPESASPTEQPNPAHLAQELKELVRELSSSVQGELVTPLHPRIMQLSHVMDSHMSERVKNKVYQLARQYSLRIKNIKAARPPLPWDKASPDRDEQIPTISGQPEEAGELSGGKARRKPVLSLLSYEQLMAQEQGTSKTSSAVAAAAAAAETSPRRFSLSPSALSPRSASSGSRPSTRSPLSPFDTETFNWPDVRELCSKYTSNDKAAQAESSWPRGLLVNRSRSLPENIVEPPVSGKVGRCSSMNTKRRQGDGEASQPPPPESPPQSRLNGEESLYITADLTLENNQRVIVMEKGPHPSSTMGMEEGSGKELSSPVALKGQGQGFLGSTEYQPKEDGSRDPADTNKQGRVRNLREKFQALNSVG; translated from the exons ATGCCCGTCTCCACTGCCCTCCACCAAGATGGCAGCCAGGAGCGTCCACCCAGCCTAATGTCCACCACTTCCTCATCTGGCTCCTCCCGTGACAGCCACAGTGCCATGGAGGAGCCCGCCAGCTCTGAGGCTTCAGCCCAGAATGGGACAGGCTCCCCTTGGGGCCGGCACGTCCCCAATAGCAACAACAACTCCAGCGGCTGGCTGAACATGAAGGGACCCCTCTCCCCTTTCAACGGCCGTGCAGGGACAAGTCCTGCCCACCACAAACTCAGCTACCTGGGCCGGGTGGTGCGAGAGATTGTGGAGACAGAGCGCATGTATGTCCAGGACCTGCGGAGTATTGTGGAG GACTACCTCTTGAAGATCATTGACACTCCCGGGCTCCTGAAGCCAGAGCAAGTCAGTGCCCTCTTTGGGAACATCGAGAGCATCTATGCGCTGAACAG CCAGCTTCTCAGAGACCTGGACAGCTGCAATAGTGACCCTGTGGCTGTGGCCAGCTGCTTCGTGGAAAGG AGCCAAGAGTTTGATATCTACACTCAGTATTGTAACAACTACCCCAA CTCAGTGGCAGCCCTGACGGAGTGCATGCAGGACAAGCAGCAGGCCAAGTTCTTCCGAGACCGGCAGGCGCTGCTGCAGCACTCCCTGCCTCTGGGCTCCTACCTGCTGAAGCCCGTTCAGCGCATCCTCAAGTACCACCTGCTGCTCCAG GAAATTGCCAAACATTTTGACGAAGAAGAGGAAGGCTTCGAGGTGGTAGAGGATGCCATCGACACAATGACATGTGTGGCCTGGTACATCAATGACATGAAGAGGAGGCATGAGCACGCGGTTCGGCTGCAG GAGATTCAGTCGCTGCTCATTAACTGGAAGGGGCCAGACCTGACCACCTATGGAGAACTGGTCCTGGAAGCCACCTTCCGCGTACACCGCGTGCGCAACGAGAggactttcttcctctttgacaAGATACTGCTCATCACCAAGAAGCGGGGCGATCACTTCGTCTACAAGGGTCACATTCCG TGCTCCTCACTGATGCTGATCGAAAGCACCAGAGACTCCCTCTGCTTCACCGTTACCCACTATAAGCACAGCAAGCAGCAGTACAGCATCCAG GCCAAGACAGTGGAGGAGAAACGGAGCTGGACGCACCACATCAAGAGACTCATCTTGGAGAACCACCATGCCACCATCCCCCAGAAG GCCAAGGAAGCCATCTTGGAAATGGACTCTTACT ATCCCAGCAGGTATCGTTGCAGCCCTGAGCGGCTGAAGAAGGCGTGGTCATCCCAGGATGAGGTATCTACCCACGTGCGCCAAGGACGCCGGCAGTCTG AGCCGACCAGACACCTGCTCAGGCAGCTGAATGACAAAG CAGCCAGAGCAGCAGGAATGAAG CATGCAGGCAGTGCCGGAGCCCTCCTGGACTTTGGGCAGCTACCCCCTGCACAGGACCTGCAACCAGAGGCTGAGGGGGCTGCCACGGAGGAgcttgaggaagaggaggagatagtggaggaggaagagcagcagcagaCCTTCCCAGTCTCCCTGGAAGACTTGGCAGGGCATGAAGGCAGTGAGAAGGTGCCTGGGCCAGAGCTCCCAGGctcggaggaggaggaggaggaggaggagagtctAGCAGTGGCTGAGCAG GGGAAGAGACACAGGGAGTCTGAAGACTCTAAAAGCTGCAGAAGGCCCAGCGACCGGTCTCCAACCAGCGCAGAGAATCGCATGAGCTTCGAGTCTGTTTCTTCCCTGCCAGAG GTTGAGACAGATCCTGAGCCTGGGGCTGAGCAAGAGGCCTTGACTGCCTTGgaaggtcccagcactgaggagatgcCTTCAGAGCCAGAATCTCCAGGAGTTCTGGAAACACAGCTCCATGTCCCCAAGGGGCTGTTGCAGGTAGATGGTCCAGTTGATGTGGTGGACTTTGTGGAGCCTGAGGGCACTGAGGACCTTAAGGCCCTGAGtagtgaagaggaggaagaggaggaactgggagctCCCCAGGAGCCCGAGAGCCTGCTGCCACCCTCAGTGCTGGACCAGGCCAGTGTCATCGCTGAGCGGTTTGCCAGTAGCTTCTCTCGGCGGAGCAGCCTGGCCATAGAGGATGGGAAGTCCAGTGGCCTCGGGACACCGCGGCTGGTCAGCCGGAGCAGCAGCGTGCTTAGCCTGGAGGGCAGTGAGAAGGGCCTAGCCCGATGGAGCAGCACTGGGGACTCCCTCAgcaacccccccaccccagaagtGGTCATCAGTGCAGACATGGTCACAGACAATGGCCCTTCTGTCAATGGAACGGAATCTCCAAATTCAGGCTCAGGCTGCTCCACGGAACCGGACAAATCTTCCTGCAAGAAGAAGGAATCAGCATTGTCCACCCGAGACCGGCAGTTGCTGGACAAAATCAAGAACTACTACGAAAATGCAGAGCACCACGACGCAGGCTTCAGCATCCGGCGGCGGGAGAGCCTCTCCTACATCCCGAAAGGATTGGTGCGGAGCTCGGTGTCCAGGTTCAACAGCCTCCCCAAGCCAGATTCAGAGCCAGCAGCTCCAATTGGGTACAAGAGGCCAGGGAGTTCTCGGCCAGCCTCATGGGCCTTGTTTGACCTCCCAGGACCCAGCCAGTCAGGCACAGGGGAGCCCGCTCCCATCACAGATGCTGAGTTTCGCCCATCTTCAGAAATTGTGAAGATATGGGAGAGAATGGAATCTTCAGAGAGAAGTCCACGGACAGGGCCTGGTCAGAGCCAGGCCAACGGCTTTGAGCTCCAAGAGCCGTTGTTCATCTTGGAGGAGCACGAGCTGGGGGCTATCACCGAGGAGTCTGCCGTGGCCTCTCCGGAAAGTGCCTCTCCCACCGAGCAGCCCAACCCAGCCCACCTGGCCCAGGAGCTGAAAGAGCTGGTGAGAGAGCTGAGCAGCAGTGTCCAGGGGGAGCTGGTCACCCCATTGCACCCCCGAATCATGCAGCTCTCCCACGTGATGGACAGCCATATGAGTGAGCGGGTCAAGAACAAGGTCTACCAACTGGCCCGCCAGTACAGCCTCCGAATTAAGAACATCAAGGCAGCTAGGCCACCTCTGCCGTGGGATAAAGCATCTCCTGACAGGGATGAGCAGATCCCCACCATCTCTGGCCAGCCCGAGGAAGCTGGAGAGCTGTCAGGGGGCAAAG CCAGGAGGAAGCCTGTGCTATCCCTCCTTAGCTATGAGCAGCTAATGGCCCAGGAACAGGGTACCTCCAAGACTTcctctgctgttgctgctgctgctgctgctgcagagacCTCCCCACGCCGGTTCTCCCTCAGCCCTTCTGCGCTCAGCCCAAGAAGTGCCTCCTCCGGGTCTCGGCCCTCCACTCGGAGCCCCCTCAGCCCCTTCGACACTGAGACCTTCAACTGGCCTGATGTCCGAGAGCTCTGCTCCAAGTATACATCCAACGACAAGGCTGCCCAAGCCGAGAGCAGCTGGCCGCGTGGCCTTCTGGTCAACCGGAGCCGCTCCTTGCCTGAGAACATAGTAGAGCCTCCTGTATCTGGCAAGGTGGGCCGCTGCAGCAGTATGAACACAAAGAGGCGCCAGGGGGATGGGGAGGCTTCCCAGCCGCCACCTCCTGAGTCTCCTCCCCAAAGCAGGCTGAATGGAGAGGAATCCCTGTATATCACTGCAGACCTTACCCTGGAGAACAACCAGCGAGTGATTGTCATGGAGAAAGGGCCCCATCCCAGCTCCACTATGGGGATGGAGGAGGGCAGTGGGAAGGAACTGAGTTCACCAGTAGCTTTGAAAGGGCAGGGCCAAGGTTTCCTGGGGTCTACAGAGTACCAGCCCAAGGAAGACGGTTCCAGGGACCCAGCAGACACAAACAAGCAGGGTAGAGTGAGAAACCTGAGGGAGAAATTCCAGGCCTTAAACTCTGTGGGTTGA